The bacterium genome has a window encoding:
- a CDS encoding caspase family protein, which translates to MTKKTILFGALILVAVLAGCSTENPTAPTTSDLDGSIYQRPEFIDTRPEAEQLAATLTAADVFRLPAVAPDKAGARYALVIGISDYDGTANDLNYCDDDAVDWRNYLQGQGYTVTTLIDGAATRAAIEAAVATLAAQSIAGNEIVFTYSGHGSRGNMISSDLTYISNAWFGGMFAGVASTKMAFNFDACQIGAFGTALNAPGRVIALASDTKRYSYDGTADMANGVFTYYQMVGFDQQGFVFAENDDAYAVAEMFAWAKTYHVKVAPYYIDAYEGSLDY; encoded by the coding sequence ATGACGAAGAAGACCATTCTGTTCGGCGCCCTGATCCTGGTCGCCGTCCTCGCCGGCTGCTCCACCGAGAATCCCACCGCCCCGACGACAAGCGACCTCGACGGCAGCATCTACCAGCGTCCGGAGTTCATCGACACCCGGCCCGAGGCCGAGCAGCTCGCCGCCACGCTCACTGCGGCCGACGTGTTCCGTCTGCCGGCCGTGGCGCCGGACAAGGCCGGGGCCAGGTACGCCCTCGTCATCGGCATCTCCGACTACGACGGCACGGCCAACGACCTGAACTACTGCGACGACGACGCCGTCGACTGGCGCAACTACCTGCAGGGCCAGGGCTACACCGTGACGACCCTCATCGACGGCGCCGCCACGCGCGCCGCCATCGAGGCCGCGGTGGCGACCCTCGCCGCCCAGAGCATCGCCGGCAACGAGATCGTCTTCACCTACTCGGGCCACGGCTCGCGCGGCAACATGATCTCGTCCGACCTGACCTACATCAGCAACGCCTGGTTCGGCGGCATGTTCGCCGGCGTGGCGAGCACGAAGATGGCCTTCAACTTCGACGCCTGCCAGATCGGCGCCTTCGGCACGGCCCTGAACGCGCCGGGCCGCGTCATCGCCCTGGCCTCGGACACCAAACGCTACAGCTACGACGGCACCGCCGACATGGCCAACGGCGTCTTCACCTACTACCAGATGGTGGGCTTCGACCAGCAGGGCTTCGTCTTCGCCGAGAACGACGACGCCTACGCCGTGGCCGAGATGTTCGCCTGGGCCAAGACCTACCACGTGAAGGTGGCCCCCTACTACATCGATGCCTACGAGGGCAGCCTCGACTACTGA
- the folP gene encoding dihydropteroate synthase — MGIVNLTPDSFYGGSRAGDVDAAVDRALRLVGEGADILDLGAESSRPGAEPVGADEEQARLLPVVTALAARTDTPLSVDTLRADTARAALAAGATIVNDISAGGDPDMFGVAAAHPCGLVLMHMQGTPRTMQQSPRYRDPVAEITGYLAARARLAEEAGVPAGRIVVDPGIGFGKSLAHNLDLLRALRAITGPRPLLLGASRKRFIAELTGAGVDDRLPGSLAALVAAWHAGAAVVRVHDVAASVQFLTVLGAVARGTGD, encoded by the coding sequence ATGGGCATCGTGAACCTCACGCCGGACAGCTTCTACGGCGGCAGCCGCGCCGGCGACGTCGACGCGGCGGTCGACCGGGCCCTGCGCCTCGTGGGCGAGGGGGCCGACATCCTCGATCTCGGCGCCGAGTCGTCGCGGCCGGGCGCCGAACCGGTGGGCGCCGACGAGGAGCAGGCCCGCCTGCTGCCGGTGGTGACGGCCCTGGCGGCGCGCACCGACACGCCCCTGAGCGTCGACACCCTGCGGGCGGACACGGCGCGCGCCGCCCTGGCGGCCGGCGCGACGATCGTGAACGACATCTCGGCGGGGGGCGACCCGGACATGTTCGGCGTCGCCGCCGCCCACCCCTGCGGCCTGGTCCTGATGCACATGCAGGGCACGCCCCGCACCATGCAGCAGAGCCCCCGGTACCGCGACCCGGTGGCCGAGATCACGGGCTACCTCGCGGCGCGGGCCCGCCTCGCCGAGGAGGCCGGCGTGCCGGCGGGCCGGATCGTCGTCGATCCCGGCATCGGCTTCGGCAAGAGCCTCGCCCACAACCTCGACCTGCTGCGCGCCCTGCGCGCGATCACCGGACCGCGGCCCCTGCTCCTGGGCGCGAGCCGCAAGCGCTTCATCGCCGAACTCACCGGCGCCGGCGTGGACGACCGCCTGCCCGGCAGCCTGGCCGCCCTGGTCGCCGCGTGGCACGCCGGCGCGGCGGTGGTGCGGGTGCACGACGTGGCGGCGTCGGTGCAGTTCCTGACGGTGCTGGGGGCGGTGGCGCGCGGAACCGGCGACTGA